Proteins from a single region of Labedella gwakjiensis:
- a CDS encoding hydroxyacid dehydrogenase, translating to MAPPASSSPSIRRPPALVVMGDAAYSDLFDAGLAARLSALLDLRVPPRVSELSSPSTRSRLAEIEVLVTGWGAPPIDQDVLDAAPALRAVFHTGGSVKSLMTQAAWDRGIVVTSAAEANAIPVAEFALATILLEGKRARQYARGLREHRDGDDSWRRHVPPAVNYRGTVGLVGFSRVGRRVAELLRPFDLRVLVFDPVVDPGAVAASGATSVDLETLARRSDIVSLHAPELPETRGIVGRRFLSLLADDSVLINTARGGLVDQDALVAECASGRLRAVLDVTEPEPLPADHPFYTLPTVELTPHIAGSMHAETHRMTESALGEIDRYVRGLPLRHAIDGRALGVLA from the coding sequence ATGGCTCCTCCCGCGTCGTCGTCACCGTCGATCCGTCGTCCACCCGCTCTCGTCGTGATGGGCGATGCGGCGTACTCCGATCTCTTCGACGCCGGCCTCGCCGCGCGGCTCTCCGCCCTTCTCGACCTCCGCGTCCCCCCTCGCGTCAGTGAGCTGAGCTCACCGTCCACGCGGTCGCGTCTGGCCGAGATCGAGGTCCTCGTCACGGGATGGGGTGCTCCGCCGATCGACCAGGACGTGCTCGATGCCGCGCCCGCGCTGCGCGCTGTGTTCCACACGGGCGGTTCGGTGAAGTCGCTCATGACGCAGGCCGCATGGGATCGGGGCATCGTCGTCACGTCGGCGGCCGAGGCGAACGCCATTCCGGTGGCCGAGTTCGCCCTCGCGACGATCCTTCTCGAGGGCAAGCGCGCGCGGCAGTATGCGCGCGGTCTGCGCGAGCACCGCGACGGTGACGACTCCTGGCGCCGCCACGTGCCACCGGCCGTGAACTACCGCGGCACGGTCGGTCTCGTCGGTTTCTCGCGCGTCGGTCGTCGGGTCGCCGAGCTCCTGCGGCCCTTCGACCTCCGCGTCCTCGTCTTCGATCCCGTCGTGGATCCCGGGGCGGTCGCCGCGTCGGGAGCCACGTCCGTCGACCTCGAGACCCTCGCCCGCCGCAGCGACATCGTGAGCCTGCATGCTCCGGAGCTCCCCGAGACGCGCGGGATCGTGGGTCGCCGGTTCCTCTCACTCCTTGCGGACGACTCCGTGCTCATCAACACGGCGCGCGGCGGGCTCGTCGATCAGGACGCCCTCGTCGCCGAGTGCGCGAGCGGACGCCTGCGGGCCGTCCTCGACGTGACGGAGCCCGAGCCCCTGCCCGCCGACCACCCGTTCTACACGTTGCCCACCGTGGAGCTCACGCCGCACATCGCGGGGTCCATGCACGCCGAGACGCACCGCATGACGGAGTCGGCACTCGGCGAGATCGACCGCTACGTGCGCGGCCTCCCGCTGCGCCACGCGATCGACGGCCGCGCCCTCGGCGTGCTCGCGTAG
- a CDS encoding ABC transporter substrate-binding protein, translating into MKNRTRSAIAAIVAVPLVLGTASCSQDAGGDDGDITTIEIMGKPAATNTAALELFEKQVAEFEDLNPDIRIEASDVPWDAKTFVTRLAGGSAPTLLRVPLTEPPSLIERGQVADLSAELADVESFDALNPRVMEFLEEDGAVYGIPEKSYAFGLVYNRTLFEQAGLDPDAPPTTWDEVREAAKAITEKTGKVGFGEITTNNSGGWHLTGYTYTYGGSVIEQGSDGTWTASFNDEPTKDVLEWWKQMRWEDDSLGDNVLGKQEDLVAEFTAGNVGMWISAPPDVYPNYIASGGDPEAFGAGAMPQGGADATLAGATVLMVNAKATDAERAAAVKWMDYRALRPNYDTEVAAETAKASAADGLPVGVPVLPIFDDKTYASYTDAISEYVNVDVDHFASYVDSLGSLEYVAEPPVASQEIYAALDPLVQAILTDESADIDSLLDDAETRVNAILAQNAS; encoded by the coding sequence ATGAAGAATCGCACGCGATCGGCCATCGCGGCCATCGTCGCGGTCCCGCTGGTCCTGGGCACGGCGTCGTGCAGCCAGGACGCCGGTGGGGACGACGGCGACATCACCACGATCGAGATCATGGGCAAGCCCGCCGCCACCAACACGGCAGCCCTCGAGCTGTTCGAGAAGCAGGTGGCGGAGTTCGAGGACCTCAACCCGGACATCCGCATCGAGGCGTCCGACGTGCCCTGGGACGCGAAGACCTTCGTGACCCGGCTCGCCGGCGGCAGCGCACCCACCCTGCTCCGGGTGCCGCTCACGGAACCGCCGTCGCTCATCGAGCGCGGGCAGGTGGCCGACCTCTCCGCCGAGCTCGCCGACGTCGAGAGCTTCGACGCGCTCAACCCGCGCGTCATGGAGTTCCTCGAGGAGGACGGCGCGGTCTACGGCATCCCGGAGAAGAGCTACGCGTTCGGACTCGTCTACAACCGCACGCTCTTCGAGCAGGCCGGTCTCGACCCCGACGCCCCGCCCACCACGTGGGACGAGGTGCGCGAGGCGGCCAAGGCCATCACCGAGAAGACCGGGAAGGTCGGGTTCGGGGAGATCACGACGAACAACTCGGGCGGCTGGCACCTCACCGGCTACACCTACACGTATGGCGGCAGCGTCATCGAGCAGGGCTCCGACGGAACCTGGACGGCATCGTTCAACGACGAGCCCACCAAGGACGTCCTCGAGTGGTGGAAGCAGATGCGGTGGGAGGACGACTCACTCGGCGACAACGTGCTCGGCAAGCAGGAGGACCTCGTCGCCGAATTCACCGCCGGCAACGTGGGCATGTGGATCTCTGCCCCACCGGACGTCTACCCGAACTACATCGCCTCCGGCGGCGACCCCGAGGCCTTCGGCGCCGGTGCCATGCCGCAGGGCGGAGCGGACGCCACCCTGGCCGGCGCGACCGTGCTCATGGTGAACGCGAAGGCGACGGACGCCGAGCGCGCAGCCGCCGTGAAGTGGATGGACTACCGCGCCCTGCGTCCCAACTACGACACGGAGGTCGCGGCCGAGACCGCGAAGGCGAGCGCCGCTGACGGCCTGCCCGTCGGTGTACCGGTACTGCCGATCTTCGACGACAAGACCTACGCCTCCTACACGGATGCGATCTCCGAGTACGTCAACGTGGACGTCGACCACTTCGCGTCGTACGTCGACTCGCTCGGCTCGCTCGAATACGTGGCCGAACCGCCCGTGGCCTCGCAGGAGATCTACGCGGCACTCGATCCGCTCGTCCAGGCCATCCTGACCGATGAGTCGGCGGACATCGATTCCCTGCTCGACGACGCGGAGACCCGCGTCAACGCGATCCTGGCGCAGAACGCATCATGA
- a CDS encoding carbohydrate ABC transporter permease yields MTIAPPGLRDAPAPRVAEATAPPPARRRGRGSARRRAAVAGAVFLLPSLVLFGYFAWWPIGRSVVLAFQRTNLVSPAEWVGTANFDALFADPLLPTAALNTLWFSVLSLAIGLPIPLLCAVLISELRRGGTLARVLSYLPVVVPPVVSVLLWKTFFNPGEGGVVNSLLGLVGIGPLPWLQSPELAMPSLVIVATWSGAGTAILIYLAALSGVPSEQYEAAELDGASVWQRVRFVTLPRLRGVILVLLLLQIIGALQVFTEPYVMTDGGPANATVTILLMIYRYAFLFGNYGVATALSVLLAGVLVVVSAVYLRVTRSWSTS; encoded by the coding sequence ATGACGATCGCGCCACCCGGCCTCCGCGACGCGCCTGCTCCGCGCGTCGCGGAGGCGACCGCGCCTCCCCCCGCCCGTCGCCGGGGCCGGGGGAGCGCGCGTCGCCGCGCGGCCGTCGCCGGCGCCGTCTTCCTGCTGCCATCGCTCGTCCTCTTCGGATACTTCGCATGGTGGCCGATCGGCCGCAGCGTGGTGCTCGCGTTCCAGCGCACGAACCTCGTCTCCCCCGCCGAGTGGGTGGGAACCGCGAACTTCGACGCCCTCTTCGCCGACCCGCTCCTTCCCACGGCCGCACTCAACACGCTGTGGTTCTCGGTGCTGTCCCTCGCGATCGGTCTCCCGATCCCCCTGCTGTGCGCCGTCCTCATCTCCGAGCTGCGCCGCGGCGGCACTCTCGCACGCGTGCTGTCCTACCTCCCGGTCGTCGTGCCCCCTGTGGTCTCGGTCCTCCTGTGGAAGACCTTCTTCAACCCCGGTGAGGGCGGCGTCGTCAACAGCCTGCTCGGACTGGTCGGGATCGGCCCCCTCCCCTGGCTGCAGTCGCCCGAGCTCGCGATGCCGAGCCTCGTGATCGTCGCGACCTGGTCGGGTGCGGGTACCGCGATCCTCATCTACCTCGCCGCCCTCTCGGGTGTGCCGTCCGAGCAGTACGAGGCCGCCGAGCTCGACGGCGCATCGGTGTGGCAGCGCGTGCGGTTCGTCACCCTCCCCCGACTCCGCGGTGTGATCCTCGTGCTGCTGCTCCTCCAGATCATCGGAGCGCTCCAGGTGTTCACCGAGCCCTACGTCATGACGGACGGCGGGCCGGCGAACGCGACCGTCACGATCCTCCTCATGATCTACCGCTACGCCTTCCTCTTCGGAAACTACGGCGTGGCCACGGCGCTCAGCGTGCTCCTGGCCGGGGTGCTCGTCGTCGTCTCCGCCGTCTACCTCCGCGTGACCCGTTCCTGGAGTACCTCATGA
- a CDS encoding carbohydrate ABC transporter permease has translation MTATAPPTPIPTPVADPAPPASSSRRTATPRPERARSILSTFDWKRRSTRIGWRSMHTVLLVALVALGAVPLLWMVRAAISTTTDLVNRPLSLIPDPARWSNIVDAWNLLGIGQYLANTVGLVAGSWAVQLIVATTAGFALAIIRPFYGRIVYGGFLVTLFVPGTVTLIALYLTILDLPGLGISLADSWWAVWLPAGAHAFNILLVRQFFDEIPRELFEAAQIDGAGWFTIFWRIVLPLSKPILAVVSLLSIMTAWKDFLWPLIVLSDPATQPLAVALPRLAQNTDPAFLIAGLLIATIPPILIFLAFQRQIVSGIGFSGLKG, from the coding sequence ATGACCGCGACAGCCCCGCCCACTCCGATCCCGACGCCCGTGGCCGACCCCGCTCCCCCGGCGTCGTCGTCCAGGCGCACGGCCACCCCTCGGCCGGAACGTGCGCGGAGCATCCTGTCGACGTTCGACTGGAAGCGACGCTCGACGCGTATCGGGTGGCGCTCGATGCACACGGTGCTCCTCGTCGCCCTCGTCGCGCTCGGCGCCGTGCCCCTCCTCTGGATGGTGCGGGCGGCCATCTCGACGACGACCGATCTGGTCAACCGCCCGCTGAGCCTCATCCCCGACCCCGCCCGCTGGTCGAACATCGTCGACGCGTGGAACCTGCTCGGGATCGGCCAGTACCTGGCCAACACCGTCGGTCTCGTCGCGGGATCCTGGGCGGTCCAGCTGATCGTCGCGACGACGGCCGGCTTCGCGCTCGCGATCATCCGTCCGTTCTACGGACGGATCGTCTACGGCGGATTCCTCGTGACGCTCTTCGTGCCCGGCACCGTGACGCTCATCGCCCTCTACCTGACGATCCTCGACCTGCCGGGGCTCGGCATCTCCCTCGCCGATTCCTGGTGGGCTGTGTGGTTGCCCGCCGGAGCGCACGCGTTCAACATCCTCCTGGTGCGGCAGTTCTTCGACGAGATCCCACGGGAGCTCTTCGAGGCCGCCCAGATCGACGGCGCCGGATGGTTCACGATCTTCTGGCGCATCGTGCTGCCCCTGTCGAAGCCGATCCTCGCGGTCGTGTCGCTGCTGTCGATCATGACGGCGTGGAAGGACTTCCTGTGGCCGCTCATCGTGTTGTCGGATCCCGCGACCCAGCCCCTCGCCGTCGCACTGCCACGACTCGCGCAGAACACCGATCCCGCGTTCCTGATCGCGGGACTCCTCATCGCCACGATCCCGCCCATCCTGATCTTCCTCGCCTTCCAGCGACAGATCGTGAGCGGCATCGGGTTCTCGGGGCTCAAGGGCTGA
- a CDS encoding glycoside hydrolase family 3 protein codes for MTAERTLSVHEYSERVRDLLSRMTLDEKLAQLVGFWVDQGDEVVAPLAGEMATSTRYEEFTRHGLGQLTRVYGTRPVDPVERAAWLWEEQRRLVAETRLGIPALVHEECLTGLAAWQAATFPTPLAWGASFDPELVEEMAAFIGRSMREIGVHQGLAPVLDVIRDPRWGRVDECIAEDPYVVGTIGTAYVRGLQSSGVHATLKHFVGYSASQAGRNHAPVHAGAREINDVLLPPFEMAVLDGEVRSVMNSYAEIDGVPVGADPTYLTEVLRERWGFDGTVVSDYFSVAFLHLMHAVAADRGEAAALALAAGIDVELPTGDAFLEPLAERVRDGRVDEALVDRAVLRVLAQKDELGLLDARFDEAPTAIDLDTPEHRAIALRLAEESVILLANDGVLPLAGSTSAPATIAVIGPNADSSDALMGCYSFVNHVLAHHPGVEAGIALPSVLESLRDEMPGTVVTHSVGCAVEGDDRSGFAEAEAVAAAADLAVVVVGDRAGLFGRGTVGEGNDVESLELPGVQRHLVEAVLATGTPVVLVVLSGRPYAIGWALDSAGAPGAVVQAFFPGEEGGRALAGVLSGRVQPSGRLPVSLPRSAGAQPFTYLHPILGGSSEITSADVTPVRPFGFGLSYTRFVHSDLAVDESVDAGAAFSATVRVCNAGDRAGVDVVQLYGHDLFAQVTRPVAQLLGYARIALEPGEEAVVRFTVPTPRLAFTGIRGGRIVEPGTVDLWVGTPSDVETTATIDVTGVEYRVTTADERYVEVSVERTSPAALAG; via the coding sequence ATGACCGCCGAAAGGACCCTGTCCGTGCACGAGTACTCCGAGCGGGTCCGTGACCTGCTCTCACGCATGACCCTGGACGAGAAGCTCGCGCAGCTCGTCGGATTCTGGGTGGACCAGGGCGACGAGGTCGTGGCCCCGCTCGCCGGCGAGATGGCCACGAGTACGCGCTACGAGGAGTTCACGCGGCACGGTCTCGGTCAGCTCACGCGGGTGTACGGGACGCGTCCCGTGGACCCCGTGGAGCGGGCGGCGTGGCTCTGGGAGGAGCAGCGTCGGCTCGTCGCCGAGACGCGACTCGGGATCCCGGCCCTCGTGCACGAGGAGTGCCTCACGGGACTCGCCGCCTGGCAGGCGGCCACGTTCCCGACACCTCTCGCGTGGGGGGCGTCGTTCGACCCCGAGCTCGTGGAGGAGATGGCCGCGTTCATCGGACGGTCGATGCGCGAGATCGGCGTGCACCAGGGGCTCGCCCCCGTGCTGGACGTCATCCGCGACCCGCGATGGGGCCGCGTCGACGAGTGCATCGCGGAAGACCCCTACGTCGTCGGCACCATCGGCACCGCGTATGTCCGTGGGCTGCAGTCCAGCGGAGTGCATGCCACGCTCAAGCACTTCGTCGGGTACTCCGCGTCGCAGGCCGGCCGTAACCACGCGCCGGTGCACGCCGGAGCGCGGGAGATCAACGACGTGCTGCTGCCGCCGTTCGAGATGGCCGTGCTCGACGGCGAGGTCCGCTCGGTCATGAACTCGTACGCGGAGATCGACGGTGTCCCCGTCGGCGCCGACCCCACCTACCTCACCGAGGTCCTCCGGGAGCGCTGGGGATTCGACGGCACCGTCGTGTCCGACTACTTCTCCGTCGCCTTCCTCCACCTCATGCACGCCGTCGCCGCCGACCGCGGCGAGGCCGCCGCGCTCGCGCTCGCCGCGGGCATCGACGTGGAGCTGCCGACGGGCGACGCGTTCCTCGAGCCGCTCGCCGAGCGCGTCCGCGACGGACGTGTCGACGAAGCCCTCGTGGATCGCGCCGTGCTGCGAGTGCTCGCGCAGAAGGACGAGCTCGGGCTCCTCGACGCCCGCTTCGACGAGGCGCCCACGGCGATCGACCTCGACACCCCCGAGCACCGCGCGATTGCACTGCGGCTCGCCGAGGAGTCGGTGATCCTGCTCGCGAACGACGGCGTCCTCCCGCTCGCCGGCTCGACATCGGCACCCGCGACCATCGCCGTGATCGGGCCGAACGCCGACTCGTCCGATGCGCTCATGGGCTGCTACTCGTTCGTGAACCATGTGCTCGCGCACCACCCGGGCGTGGAGGCGGGCATCGCCCTGCCGAGCGTGCTCGAGTCGTTGCGCGACGAGATGCCCGGAACGGTCGTGACTCATTCTGTTGGGTGCGCAGTGGAGGGGGACGACCGTTCCGGGTTCGCCGAGGCGGAGGCGGTGGCGGCGGCCGCCGATCTCGCCGTCGTCGTGGTCGGCGATCGTGCCGGGCTCTTCGGGCGCGGCACCGTGGGGGAGGGCAACGACGTGGAGTCGCTCGAACTCCCCGGCGTGCAGCGGCATCTCGTCGAGGCTGTGCTCGCCACCGGGACCCCGGTCGTACTCGTGGTGCTCTCCGGCCGGCCGTACGCCATTGGGTGGGCGCTCGACTCGGCCGGAGCGCCGGGGGCCGTCGTGCAGGCGTTCTTCCCCGGCGAGGAGGGGGGACGGGCGCTCGCGGGCGTGCTGTCGGGGCGCGTCCAGCCCTCGGGCCGGCTGCCCGTCTCCCTTCCGCGATCCGCGGGCGCCCAGCCCTTCACCTACCTGCATCCGATCCTCGGGGGCTCGTCGGAGATCACGAGCGCCGACGTCACCCCGGTGCGTCCGTTCGGGTTCGGGCTGTCGTACACGCGGTTCGTGCACAGCGACCTCGCGGTGGACGAGAGCGTCGACGCGGGGGCGGCGTTCTCCGCGACCGTTCGCGTCTGCAACGCGGGCGACCGTGCCGGCGTCGACGTCGTCCAGCTCTACGGGCACGACCTCTTCGCCCAGGTGACGCGCCCCGTCGCTCAGCTTCTCGGCTACGCGCGCATCGCGCTCGAGCCGGGCGAGGAGGCGGTGGTGCGCTTCACCGTGCCGACGCCGCGGCTCGCGTTCACGGGCATCCGCGGCGGACGGATCGTGGAGCCGGGAACGGTCGACCTCTGGGTGGGCACCCCGTCGGATGTGGAGACCACCGCGACCATCGACGTCACGGGCGTGGAATACCGCGTGACCACGGCGGACGAGCGCTACGTGGAGGTCTCCGTTGAGCGCACCTCGCCAGCGGCCCTCGCGGGCTGA
- a CDS encoding carbohydrate ABC transporter permease — protein sequence MTATLETVNMPGVSPRGPGPSKAPIRRGLGRPFGYVAAVVIIVAMLAPVAFIIIGGFRSNSEITTDPAGLPTVWNIGNYLDVLTGGVFWRQVLNSTIAGAATTLGVVVLGLMASYVLARYDFRGRGALYATFAAGLMFPMTVAITPLYILIKNLGLMNSLGGIILPQIAFALPTTIIILVPFLRAIPDEIQEAAFIDGCSRLGFFWRMVVPLAMPGVITVGILAFIASWNSYLLPLFILNNQETFTLPLGVQAFSSQYSVDTARVLAFTSLSMIPALLFFAFFERRIVGGLTGAVKG from the coding sequence ATGACCGCCACACTCGAGACCGTCAACATGCCGGGCGTCAGCCCGCGCGGCCCAGGACCGAGCAAGGCGCCGATCCGACGTGGACTCGGCCGGCCCTTCGGCTACGTCGCGGCCGTCGTCATCATCGTCGCGATGCTCGCGCCCGTCGCGTTCATCATCATCGGCGGATTCCGGTCGAACAGCGAGATCACGACGGACCCCGCTGGGCTGCCGACGGTCTGGAACATCGGCAACTACCTCGACGTGCTCACAGGCGGCGTCTTCTGGCGGCAGGTGCTCAACTCCACGATCGCGGGGGCGGCGACGACCCTCGGCGTGGTCGTGCTGGGCCTCATGGCGAGCTACGTCCTCGCCCGCTACGACTTCCGCGGACGCGGCGCCCTCTACGCGACGTTCGCCGCCGGTCTCATGTTCCCGATGACCGTGGCCATCACGCCGCTCTACATCCTCATCAAGAACCTGGGCCTCATGAACTCGCTCGGCGGGATCATCCTTCCGCAGATCGCGTTCGCGCTGCCCACGACGATCATCATCCTCGTGCCGTTCCTGCGGGCCATCCCGGACGAGATCCAGGAGGCCGCGTTCATCGACGGTTGCAGCCGCCTCGGCTTCTTCTGGCGCATGGTCGTGCCGCTCGCGATGCCCGGCGTCATCACGGTGGGCATCCTCGCCTTCATCGCGAGCTGGAACAGCTACCTGCTGCCCCTGTTCATCCTGAACAACCAGGAGACGTTCACGCTGCCCCTCGGCGTGCAGGCGTTCTCGTCGCAGTACTCGGTGGACACCGCCAGGGTGCTCGCGTTCACATCGCTGTCGATGATCCCGGCCCTGCTGTTCTTCGCCTTCTTCGAACGCCGTATCGTCGGCGGCCTCACCGGAGCGGTCAAGGGATGA
- a CDS encoding carbohydrate ABC transporter permease: protein MLQTPVGSSNEANTPAGVATGGALRGAGPQSPPPSPVGVRGRAWGARLEIAVLVGPALIVFLGFVIFPIVMAAYYGFFSWQGFGVPTDFVGFRNYLTILQDPTFHDALRHNAIIVVLSLVLQGPVAILLALLLNQKLRGQSIIRVLIFVPYVISEVVVGTGWSLMLQTNGAVNGLLEKLGLESAQQDWLSNPDIAIWTLMAIITWKYIGFAVILFLAGLQGIPEELSEAAAIDGASYWQIQRLIVLPLLAPTLRIWAFLSIIGALQLFDLVYIIWGQYVSSTAGTSTMATYLVTNGRNSGNFGYGNAVAVVLFLISLVVALIYQRYVLRRDTAGAITGKAGR, encoded by the coding sequence ATGTTGCAGACCCCGGTCGGTTCGTCGAACGAGGCGAACACCCCGGCGGGCGTCGCCACTGGCGGCGCCCTCCGGGGCGCGGGTCCCCAGTCGCCGCCGCCCAGCCCCGTCGGGGTGCGCGGCCGCGCCTGGGGCGCCCGGCTCGAGATCGCGGTGCTCGTCGGCCCCGCCCTCATCGTCTTCCTCGGCTTCGTGATCTTCCCGATCGTGATGGCCGCCTACTACGGCTTCTTCAGCTGGCAGGGCTTCGGCGTACCCACCGACTTCGTGGGGTTCCGCAACTACCTGACGATCCTGCAGGACCCCACGTTCCACGACGCGCTCCGTCACAACGCGATCATCGTCGTGCTCTCGCTCGTGCTCCAGGGGCCCGTCGCCATCCTGCTCGCGCTCCTCCTCAACCAGAAGCTGCGCGGACAGTCGATCATCCGCGTCCTCATCTTCGTGCCGTACGTGATCTCCGAGGTCGTCGTGGGAACGGGCTGGAGCCTCATGCTCCAGACGAACGGCGCCGTCAACGGACTGCTCGAGAAGCTCGGTCTCGAGTCGGCCCAGCAGGACTGGCTCTCGAACCCCGACATCGCCATCTGGACACTCATGGCGATCATCACCTGGAAGTACATCGGCTTCGCGGTGATCCTGTTCCTCGCGGGACTGCAGGGCATCCCCGAGGAGCTGTCGGAGGCCGCGGCGATCGACGGCGCCTCCTACTGGCAGATCCAGCGGCTCATCGTCCTGCCGCTGCTCGCTCCGACGCTGCGCATCTGGGCGTTCCTCTCCATCATCGGAGCGCTCCAGCTGTTCGACCTCGTCTACATCATCTGGGGCCAGTACGTCTCGTCGACGGCTGGGACCTCCACGATGGCGACCTACCTCGTCACGAATGGTCGCAACTCGGGCAACTTCGGGTACGGCAACGCCGTCGCCGTCGTGCTGTTCCTCATCTCACTCGTCGTCGCCCTCATCTATCAGCGGTACGTGCTCCGGCGCGACACCGCCGGGGCGATCACCGGAAAGGCCGGACGATGA
- a CDS encoding extracellular solute-binding protein, whose translation MKATKILAGSSALLLAGLALSACSTDDGGGSSDGSVSMTLWQNSTTGPGQEFWDQTIADFEAENPGVTIEAQAIQNEDLDGKLQTALNSGDAPDVFLQRGGGKMAAMVAAGQLMDLTDLLSDEATTEIPEGSFSANSLDDKVYAMPVAVLPGGIFYSQDLFDDAGITAAPTTMDELDDAVSALKDSGVQPIALGAKDAWPAAHWYYFFALRECSQDTLAEAADTMNFDDDCWVRAGEDLEDFAATEPFNEGFLTTAAQQGAGSSAGLLANHQAGMELMGAWNPGVIASLTPDEQPLPDLSWFPFPEVEGGDGGEGAILGGVDGYSCSATAPTECADFLNYLATSDVQENYYKAFNAPPVNTVAQEAVTEPYLQSILESYNAAPYVSQWLDTVYGLNVGNALNVGVVDLLAGKSTPEQLVEAVNAAAAKA comes from the coding sequence ATGAAGGCCACCAAGATCCTCGCCGGATCCTCCGCCCTCCTCCTCGCGGGACTCGCGCTCAGTGCGTGTTCCACGGACGACGGCGGCGGGTCCTCCGACGGCAGCGTCTCGATGACGCTCTGGCAGAACTCCACCACTGGTCCGGGACAGGAATTCTGGGACCAGACCATCGCCGACTTCGAGGCGGAGAACCCGGGCGTCACGATCGAAGCCCAGGCGATCCAGAACGAAGACCTCGACGGCAAGCTCCAGACCGCCCTCAACTCGGGCGACGCCCCCGACGTCTTCCTCCAGCGCGGCGGCGGCAAGATGGCCGCGATGGTCGCGGCCGGTCAGCTCATGGACCTCACCGACCTCCTCTCGGACGAGGCGACGACCGAGATCCCCGAGGGCTCGTTCTCCGCGAACTCGCTCGACGACAAGGTCTACGCGATGCCCGTCGCCGTTCTCCCCGGCGGCATCTTCTACAGCCAGGACCTCTTCGACGACGCCGGCATCACCGCGGCGCCGACGACGATGGACGAGCTCGACGACGCCGTCTCGGCGCTCAAGGACTCCGGCGTGCAGCCGATCGCCCTCGGTGCGAAGGACGCTTGGCCCGCCGCGCACTGGTACTACTTCTTCGCTCTCCGCGAGTGCAGCCAGGACACGCTCGCCGAGGCAGCCGACACGATGAACTTCGACGACGACTGCTGGGTCCGCGCAGGCGAGGACCTCGAGGACTTCGCCGCTACCGAGCCCTTCAACGAGGGCTTCCTCACGACCGCCGCCCAGCAGGGCGCCGGAAGCTCTGCAGGACTCCTCGCCAACCACCAGGCCGGTATGGAGCTCATGGGTGCCTGGAACCCCGGCGTGATCGCCTCGCTGACCCCGGACGAGCAGCCGCTCCCCGACCTCTCCTGGTTCCCGTTCCCCGAGGTCGAGGGCGGTGACGGTGGCGAGGGCGCGATCCTCGGTGGCGTCGACGGCTACTCCTGCTCGGCGACCGCTCCCACGGAGTGCGCGGACTTCCTGAACTACCTCGCCACGAGCGACGTGCAGGAGAACTACTACAAGGCGTTCAATGCGCCGCCCGTGAACACGGTCGCCCAGGAAGCCGTCACCGAGCCGTACCTGCAGTCCATCCTGGAGTCGTACAACGCGGCCCCGTACGTCTCGCAGTGGCTCGACACGGTCTACGGCCTCAACGTCGGCAACGCGCTGAACGTGGGCGTCGTCGACCTCCTGGCGGGCAAGAGCACGCCTGAGCAGCTCGTGGAAGCCGTCAACGCCGCCGCGGCGAAGGCATAG